Proteins co-encoded in one Siniperca chuatsi isolate FFG_IHB_CAS linkage group LG11, ASM2008510v1, whole genome shotgun sequence genomic window:
- the myofl gene encoding myoferlin isoform X1 has product MLRVIIESASGIPKKKLGNPDPIATVVFRGEKKKTKAVDNELNPVWNEVLEFDLKGSSLDASSFINVVVKDYETIGKDKFIGSAKISLTDLASGQVKSLPFKNVPLINEKQQAVGATINLLLVYEPLSSTTPNLNDQPAGDMSHVDAGVSDEDDEGEEDVEGGGPGAPTSPNQPGKPSHKPIRLSRKRHRALANKPQDFQIRVRVIEGRQLPGNNIKPVVKVNVCEQTHRTRIRRGNNPFFDEMFFYNVNMLPSELLDESISLRVYDSFSLRSDSLMGEFKLDVGYIYDEPGHAIMRKWLLLSDPDDSSSGARGYLKVSIIVLGTGDEPPTDRREISEEQDDIESNLLLPAGVTMRWATLNLKVYRAEDMPQMDDAFIQSVKQVFGGDGDRKNLVDPYLEVSFAGKKLRTKIIEKNANPEWNQLISLQVKFPSMCERIKLTMYDWDRLTKDDAIGTTYLNLSTMSSSGGEIEDKRAENCNTVSELSSEASEVGFLPAFGPCYVNLYGSPREFTGLPDPYEELNFGKGEGVAYRGRVLVELSTQLDGKVDKNVDDISSDDILVAQKYQRRRKYCLCAVFHSACMLQEPGEPIQFEVSIGNYGNKLDSTCKPLSSTTQYSYAVFDGNHYHYLPWADTKPVVILTSYWEDISHRLDSVNILLFIAERLESHLTSLKTAILAKVSETRLAEIWLKLINHMIEDLNSFQLPELEGQPNVTVLDLQMKNLRDAAVKSITRMASRMREEATDVKATVGDIEDWLDRIKQLADEPQNSMPDVIIWMLRGERRVAFARVPANQILYSNFSEQSRGKHCGQTQTIFMQYPMDKNKGVKIPVQLRVNMWLGLSAHEKKFNSFSEGNFSVFAEMYENQAHVIGKWGTTGLVGRHKFSDVTGKVKLKQERFLPPRGWEWEGDWFVDPERCLLTEADAGHTEFTDEVFQNETRFPGGEWKPAAEPYTDVNGEKTQSPREYECPLGWTWEDDWSFDSNRAVDERGWEYGVTIPPNDKPKSWVAAEKMYHVHRRKRLIRPRKKISDKMAATERQEPGEGWEYSSLIGWKFHRKERTSDTFRRRRWRRKMVPSDRIGACAIFRLEGALGVDIDEKASKTDAAKVFGANTPTVSCHFSRSYFYHLRVYVYQARNLCAMDKDSFSDPYVHVSFLHLSKTTEVIRATLNPTWDQTLIFEDIEIYGDPQSIARNPPDVVLELYDSDQVGKDEPMGHCTCPPVVKLNPSVAVSPKLLWFPVTKKGRSAGQVLLAAELLLKDKVNDGDLPLVPPRRGEKLYMVPQGIRPVVQLTAIEVLTWGLRNMKTYQLATISSPSLIVECGGESIQTAVIKNFKKNPNFPGSILLLKVLLPKEEMYTPPIVLKVIDHRPFGRKPVVGQCTIDCLEQFRCDPYGINSEVCMSARVAMIAAAQGDVVIDIEERPIMITELQAEKEAEAVDWWSKFYASVGEQEKCGPYLKKGYDKLQVYDSELEKVAQFQGLTDFCSTFQLQRGKTEDEEDDPSVVGEFKGSFKIYPLSDDPGVPAPPRQFKELPESGPQECLIRIYVVRCINLQPKDTNGMCDPYIKITLGRKTLDDRDNYKPNTLNPEFGRMFELSCFMPQDKDLKIAVYDYDLLSRDEKVGETVIDLENRLLSHFRPCCGLPQTYCVSGINRWRDQLKPSQILHNVARVRGVPPARIEGDGSSLSYSGKQYNLQDFEANTVIHPHLGPARERLALHVLRNQGLVPEHVETRTLCSSHQPNLSQGQIQMWVDIFPKSLGLPGPPCDIIPRKAKKYFLRAIIWNTTDVTLDETSITGENMSDIYVKGWMPGMEEDKQKTDVHYRSLDGDGNFNWRFIFEFDYLPAEQLCVVSRKQHFWNLDKTEFRIPPKLIIQIWDNDKFSLDDYLGSVELDLVNLIPPAKSPEKCSLKMLPGMAGSASSKKPLPNSLFSQKSARGWWPCAIEQDGKHVLGVCLYSTAQSLVKFFLFPGYCLRMCFKMSQGKVEMTLEIVEEKEMEERPAGKGRDEPNMNPKLDQPNRPDTSFFWFTNPCKTMKFIIWRRFRWIFILTIILLLVILFLGILFYSLPNYISMKIVKPFS; this is encoded by the exons ATGCTGCGGGTCATTATTGAGTCCGCAAGTGGGATCCCCAAAAAGAAACTTGGAAATCCAGATCCAATAGCTACGGTGGTCTTTAGAG gtgaaaagaagaaaaccaaaGCAGTTGACAATGAATTGAATCCTGTTTGGAATGAA GTGCTTGAATTTGATCTGAAAGGCTCTTCCTTGGATGCATCTTCATTCATCAACGTGGTTGTAAAAGACTATGAAACAATCGGCAAAGACAA GTTCATTGGCTCGGCAAAAATCTCTCTGACAGACTTGGCCAGTGGTCAAGTGAAGTCCCTCCCATTCAAGAATGTGCCCTTGATCAATGAGAAACAACAGGCTGTTGGG GCAACCATTAATTTGCTCCTTGTGTATGAGCCACTTTCCAGCACTACTCCAAACCTAAATGATCAACCGGCTGGAGACATGTCTCATGTGGATGCTG GAGTcagtgatgaagatgatgagggGGAGGAAGACGTGGAGGGAGGAGGTCCAGGAGCTCCCACTTCACCAAACCAGCCTGGGAAACCCAGCCACAAGCCAATCCGTCTCAGCCGTAAGAGGCATAGAGCCCTGGCCAATAAGCCTCAGGACTTCCAG ATTCGTGTTCGGGTTATCGAGGGCCGACAGTTGCCTGGCAACAACATCAAGCCAGTGGTGAAGGTGAATGTATGTGAACAGACCCACAGGACTAGAATCAGAAGAGGAAATAACCCGTTCTTTGACGAG ATGTTTTTCTACAACGTTAACATGCTCCCTTCAGAACTGTTGGACGAGAGCATCAGTCTTCGG GTTTATGACTCCTTCTCCCTCAGATCTGACAGTCTAATGGGAGAGTTCAAG CTGGATGTTGGCTACATCTATGATGAACCAG GTCATGCGATAATGAGGAAATGGCTCCTCCTGAGTGATCCTGATGACTCCAGCTCAGGGGCCAGAGGTTACCTGAAAGTCAGCATAATTGTTTTGGGCACTGGAGATGAGCCACCG aCTGACAGGAGAGAGATAAGCGAGGAGCAGGATGACATAGAAAGCAATCTTTTGTTGCCAGCTGGTGTCACAATGCGATGGGCAACTCTCAACCTCAAAGTCTACCGTGCCGAGGATATGCCACAGA TGGATGATGCCTTTATTCAGTCGGTAAAACAGGTCTTTGGAGGGGATGGAGATAGGAAAAACTTGGTGGATCCATATTTGGAAGTCAGCTTTGCTGGCAAGAAG ctGCGCACCAAAATCATTGAGAAAAATGCTAATCCGGAGTGGAATCAACTAATCAGTCTCCAAGTCAAG TTCCCGTCCATGTGTGAACGCATCAAGCTGACTATGTATGACTG GGATCGTCTAACCAAGGATGATGCCATAGGGACAACATATTTAAATCTGAGCACAATGTCTTCCTCTGGTGGAGAGATTGAAG ACAAACGGGCTGAAAATTGCAACACAGTGTCTGAAT tgagCAGCGAAGCATCAGAGGTTGGGTTTCTCCCAGCTTTTGGGCCTTGCTATGTCAACCTGTACGGTAGCCCAAGAGAGTTTACTGGCCTGCCCGACCCATATGAGGAACTCAACTTTGGAAAG GGTGAAGGGGTCGCTTACAGGGGGAGGGTCCTTGTTGAGCTGTCCACTCAGCTGGATGGAAAGGTTGATAAGAATGTGGATGACATCTCCAGTGATGACATCCTAGTGGCACAG AAATACCAGCGGAGGAGGAAGTACTGTCTGTGCGCTGTGTTCCACAGTGCGTGCATGCTCCAAGAACCGGGCGAGCCAATCCAGTTCGAGGTCAGCATTGGTAACTATGGTAACAAGCTGGACTCCACCTGCAAGCCCCTGTCATCCACCACCCAGTACAGCTACGCTGTGTTTGATG GTAATCACTATCATTACCTGCCCTGGGCTGACACTAAGCCTGTAGTGATTCTCACTTCATACTGGGAAGACATCAGCCACCGCCTGGACTCTGTCAACATTCTCCTCTTCATCGCTGAAAGACTG gAGTCCCACCTCACCTCTTTAAAAACAGCCATCTTAGCCAAGGTTTCTGAGACACGTCTGGCAGAGATTTGGCTCAAACTCATCAACCACATGATTGAGGACCTTAACAG TTTCCAGCTTCCAGAGCTGGAGGGCCAGCCCAATGTGACTGTACTGGATCTCCAGATGAAAAACCTGCGTGATGCTGCTGTGAAAAGTATCACACGGATGGCCAGTCGCATGAGAGAGGAGGCCACAGATGTCAAGGCTACTGTCGGTGACATTGAAGACTGGTTGGACAGAATCAAACAGCTGGCAGACGAA CCTCAGAACAGCATGCCAGATGTGATCATCTGGATGTTAAGAGGAGAGAGGCGGGTGGCTTTTGCCCGAGTCCCAGCAAACCAGATCCTGTACTCCAACTTCAGCGAACAGTCACGTGGCAAACACTGTGGACAGACCCAGACCATCTTCATGCAG taCCCCATGGACAAAAATAAAGGTGTGAAGATCCCTGTTCAGCTGCGGGTCAACATGTGGCTCGGGCTCTCTGCTCATGAGAAGAAGTTCAACAGCTTCTCAGAAGGGAACTTCAGTGTATTTGCTGAAATG TATGAGAACCAGGCCCATGTGATTGGGAAGTGGGGAACTACCGGCCTGGTTGGTCGCCATAAGTTTTCAGATGTGACTGGAAAGGTGAAACTCAAACAAGAGCGCTTCCTGCCACCACGTGGATGGGAATGGGAGGGAGACTGGTTTGTTGACCCTGAGCGATG CCTGTTGACAGAAGCAGATGCGGGCCACACAGAGTTCACAGATGAAGTTTTTCAGAATGAAACACGTTTCCCTGGTGGGGAGTGGaaacccgctgcagagccctacACAGACGTG AATGGAGAAAAGACTCAAAGCCCAAGAGAGTATGAGTGTCCACTGGGATGGACATGGGAGGATGACTGGAGCTTTGACAGCAACAGGGCTGTTGATGAGAGAG GTTGGGAATATGGAGTTACCATTCCTCCTAATGATAAGCCCAAATCCTGGGTTGCAGCAGAGAAAATGTACCATGTCCATCGCAGGAAGAGACTCATAAGACCACGGAAGAAGATATCTGATAAAATGGCTGCTACTGAG AGGCAAGAACCAGGGGAAGGCTGGGAATACTCTTCCCTCATTGGCTGGAAGTTCCACAGAAAGGAGCGCACGTCTGACACGTTCCGCCGCCGCCGCTGGAGAAGAAAGATGGTCCCATCAGATCGCATCGGGGCCTGCGCCATCTTCAGACTGGAAGGGGCATTA GGGGTTGATATTGACGAGAAGGCCAGTAAAACGGATGCAGCCAAAGTATTTGGTGCCAACACACCCACTGTTTCCTGCCACTTCAGCC GGTCCTACTTTTACCATCTGAGAGTGTACGTGTATCAGGCGAGGAATCTCTGTGCCATGGACAAAGACAGCTTCTCAG ATCCCTACGTCCATGTGTCATTCCTACATCTGAGTAAGACCACGGAAGTCATAAGGGCCACCCTGAACCCCACATGGGATCAGACTCTCATCTTTGAGGACATTGAAATCTACGGAGACCCACAAAGTATTGCCCGCAACCCTCCTGATGTGGTGTTGGAGCTGTACGACAGTGATCAAGTG GGTAAAGATGAGCCCATGGGTCACTGTACATGCCCCCCAGTTGTGAAACTGAACCCCAGTGTGGCCGTTAGTCCTAAACTGCTGTGGTTCCCAGTCACCAAAAAAGGTCGCAGTGCTGGGCAGGTACTGCTGGCTGCAGAGCTCCTGCTGAAGGACAAG GTGAATGATGGAGATCTGCCCCTGGTGCCTCCTCGACGGGGAGAGAAGCTCTACATGGTTCCCCAGGGAATCAGGCCCGTAGTCCAGCTCACTGCGATTGAG GTCTTGACTTGGGGCTTGAGGAACATGAAGACCTACCAGTTGGCCACAATTTCCTCCCCCAGTTTGATAGTGGAATGTGGTGGTGAGAGTATTCAAACCGCTGTAATCAAGAACTTCAAAAAGAACCCAAACTTCCCTGGATCCATTCTGCTACTCAAAGTG CTTCTCCCCAAAGAGGAGATGTACACCCCTCCCATTGTGCTGAAGGTAATCGACCACCGACCATTCGGAAGGAAACCTGTAGTGGGTCAGTGCACCATCGACTGCCTGGAGCAGTTTCGCTGTGATCCGTATGGCATTAACAGTGAAGTCTGCATGTCTGCTAGag TGGCAATGATAGCTGCTGCCCAGGGAGATGTTGTCATAGACATTGAGGAGAGACCCATCATGATAACTGAG CTTCAAGCAGAAAAG GAGGCGGAAGCAGTAGACTGGTGGAGTAAGTTCTATGCCTCTGTTGGAGAGCAGGAAAAGTGTGGGCCTTACCTGAAAAAGGGATACGACAAATTACAG GTATATGACAGTGAACTAGAAAAGGTTGCACAGTTCCAGGGTCTCACTGATTTCTGCAGCACTTTCCAACTTCAGCGAGGAAAGACtgaagatgaggaagatgatCCCTCTGTGGTGGGAGAGTTCAAG GGCTCATTCAAGATTTACCCACTGTCTGACGACCCAGGGGTGCCAGCTCCACCCCGCCAGTTCAAAGAGCTTCCTGAGAGCGGACCTCAGGAGTGTCTGATCAGGATTTATGTGGTGCGTTGTATTAACTTGCAGCCTAAGGATACAAATGGCATG TGTGACCCATACATTAAGATTACACTGGGGAGGAAAACACTGGATGACAGAGATAACTACAAACCAAACACCCTTAATCCAGAGTTTGGGAG GATGTTTGAGCTGTCCTGCTTCATGCCTCAAGACAAGGACCTGAAGATTGCTGTGTATGACTATGACTTACTGAGCAGAGATGAAAAAGTGGGTGAGACAGTCATCGATTTGGAGAACAGACTCCTGTCTCATTTCAGGCCCTGCTGTGGCCTGCCACAGACTTACTGTGT TTCAGGGATCAATCGGTGGAGAGACCAACTGAAGCCTTCTCAGATCCTCCACAACGTGGCTAGGGTGAGAGGCGTCCCTCCTGCACGCATAGAGGGAGATGGCAGCTCACTGTCCTACTCGGGAAAACAATATAACCTGCAAGATTTTG AGGCAAACACTGTAATCCACCCGCACTTGGGCCCAGCCAGAGAGAGGCTGGCCCTGCATGTCCTCAGAAACCAGGGCTTGGTACCAGAGCATGTGGAGACCAGAACTCTGTGCAGCTCCCACCAACCCAACCTGTCTCAG GGACAAATTCAAATGTGGGTAGACATTTTCCCCAAGAGCCTTGGTTTGCCAGGGCCTCCATGTGATATCATTCCACGCAAAGCCAAGAA GTACTTCTTGCGAGCCATCATTTGGAACACAACTGATGTCACTCTGGACGAAACAAGCATCACTGGAGAAAACATGAGTGACATCTATGTCAAAGG ATGGATGCCAGGTATGGAGGAGGACAAGCAGAAGACTGATGTCCACTACAGATCCCTGGATGGTGATGGAAATTTCAACTGGAGGTTCATCTTTGAGTTTGACTACCTGCCTGCAGAACAGCTGTGCGTTGTCTCGAGGAAA CAACACTTTTGGAATCTGGACAAAACTGAATTTAGGATTCCACCTAAATTGATCATCCAGATATGGGACAATGACAAATTCTCCCTGGATGACTACTTAG GTTCAGTTGAGCTGGACCTAGTCAATCTGATCCCCCCTGCTAAGAGCCCAGAAAAGTGCAGCCTAAAGATGTTGCCAGGGATGGCGGGCTCAGCTTCCTCCAAAAAACCACTGCCCAACTCACTCTTCTCCCAGAAGTCTGCACGAGGCTGGTGGCCATGCGCAATCGAGCAGGATGGGAAACATGTCCTTGGTGTATGTTTATATTCCACAGCACAGTCCCtagttaagttttttttgtttcctggtTATTGTTTAAGAATGTGTTTCAAAATGTCACAGGGGAAAGTTGAGATGACACTGGAAAtagtggaggagaaggagatggaggaaagacCTGCTGGGAAAGGCAGAGATGAGCCAAACATGAATCCCAAACTGGACCAACCCAA CCGCCCTGACACGTCATTCTTCTGGTTTACAAATCCTTGTAAGACCATGAAGTTCATAATTTGGCGCAGATTCAGATGGATTTTCATTTTAACGATTATCCTTCTGCTGGTTATCTTGTTCCTCGGGATCCTGTTCTACTCCCTACCG AACTACATCTCAATGAAGATTGTGAAGCCTTTCTCCTAA